The DNA segment GGCTTGTCGGACATCAGGAGGTCTCTCTTGTCTCACGACGGAATCAGGTGCGAATGACTTCAGCACCCGATGGTGTCAGCCACCACTGATGTGAGAGTATCAGTCCATGATGACGTCAGTCGATACTGACCTGATCCGGGTTCTGGCGGACCCGCTCAGGCTTCGAATCGTGACCCTGCTCGCCAAAGAGACGCTGTGCACCAGCCACCTGGTGGAGGAGACCGGTGCGCGGCAGACGAACCTCTCCAACCATCTGAGAGTCCTGCGCGAGGCGGGTGTCGTCGAGACGGAGCCGTGCGGCCGCTACACGTACTACAAGGTCCGGCCGGACGTCATCGCCTCGCTCGCCGGTCAGTTCGCCGACTTGGCGGAGTCCGCCCGCAATGCCGCCGACAACAAGAGGGCCTGTCCGTGACCCGTACCGAAGCACCCGCGACCACCGAGGAGTCCTCCGTCGTCGCGAAGCTGCCGACGCTCGACCGCTTCCTCGCCGTCTGGATCCTCATCGCCATGGCCGTCGGGCTCGGCCTGGGCAGGGCCGTCCCGGGCCTGAACGACACCCTTGCCAAGGTCGAGATCGGCGGCATCTCCCTGCCGATCGCCGTCGGCCTGCTGATCATGATGTACCCGGTCCTGGCCAAGGTCCGCTACGACAAACTCGACGCCGTCACGGGCGACCGCAGGCTCATGGCCTCGTCGTTGGTGATCAACTGGATCGTCGGCCCGGCGGTGATGTTCGCGCTGGCGTGGATCTTCCTTCCGGACCTGCCCGAGTACCGCACCGGCCTGATCATCGTCGGTCTCGCCCGCTGCATCGCCA comes from the Streptomyces sp. KMM 9044 genome and includes:
- a CDS encoding ArsR/SmtB family transcription factor; the encoded protein is MMTSVDTDLIRVLADPLRLRIVTLLAKETLCTSHLVEETGARQTNLSNHLRVLREAGVVETEPCGRYTYYKVRPDVIASLAGQFADLAESARNAADNKRACP